From Nitrosopumilus sp., a single genomic window includes:
- a CDS encoding cysteine desulfurase codes for MQSTESLFENIRNDFPILKRTVRDNKPLVYLDNASTTQKPNQVIDSITDYYQNHNANIHRAVYALAEEATEAYEATRDKIANFINIKNRQEIIFVRGTTEAINLVAYAWGRTHINEGDIVVTTEYEHHSNIVPWQLVTQEKHAKLEYIGMDDNGELILDDLDKYLATGKVKLVTFSLMSNVLGTITNAKKIIEKCKAAGVLTLIDGAQAVPHMKVDLEKLGCDFFAFSGHKMLGPTGIGVLWVKKSVLETMSPFHGGGDMIREVHKYETTWNDLPYKFEAGTPNIADVVGLGAAIDYLTKIGMDNVREHEIELTKYAIEKLSQVKGLHIYGTKDISKRGGVISFNFADVHPHDVAQIIDEEGIAVRSGHHCAQVLMERLNVAATSRASFYIYNTKQDIDILVNSLNTVAKVFKL; via the coding sequence ATGCAAAGTACAGAATCTCTTTTTGAAAACATTAGAAATGATTTTCCTATTCTTAAAAGAACTGTTAGGGATAACAAACCTCTTGTTTATTTGGATAATGCATCAACTACACAAAAACCAAATCAGGTAATAGATTCTATTACTGATTACTATCAAAATCATAATGCAAATATTCACAGAGCTGTTTATGCATTGGCAGAAGAAGCTACTGAAGCATATGAAGCAACAAGAGATAAGATTGCAAATTTTATCAATATTAAAAACCGTCAAGAAATTATTTTTGTTAGGGGAACAACTGAAGCAATTAACTTAGTTGCATATGCTTGGGGCAGAACTCATATCAATGAAGGTGATATTGTTGTTACTACTGAATATGAGCATCATAGCAACATTGTACCATGGCAACTTGTCACTCAAGAGAAGCATGCTAAATTAGAGTACATTGGAATGGATGATAATGGTGAATTGATTTTAGATGATCTTGATAAATATTTGGCAACAGGTAAAGTTAAACTTGTAACTTTTAGTTTAATGTCTAATGTTCTTGGAACCATAACTAATGCTAAAAAAATTATTGAAAAATGTAAAGCAGCAGGAGTTCTTACTCTGATTGATGGTGCACAAGCAGTACCTCACATGAAAGTAGATTTAGAAAAATTAGGTTGTGACTTTTTTGCATTTTCTGGTCATAAAATGCTTGGACCTACTGGAATTGGTGTTTTATGGGTCAAAAAATCAGTTCTTGAAACCATGAGTCCTTTTCATGGTGGAGGTGATATGATTAGAGAGGTTCACAAGTATGAAACTACGTGGAATGATTTGCCATACAAATTTGAAGCAGGAACTCCTAATATTGCAGATGTTGTGGGATTGGGCGCTGCAATTGATTACCTTACTAAAATTGGCATGGATAATGTACGTGAACATGAAATTGAATTAACAAAATATGCAATTGAAAAATTATCTCAAGTTAAGGGACTGCATATCTATGGCACAAAAGATATTTCAAAACGTGGTGGGGTTATTTCATTTAATTTTGCAGATGTACATCCGCATGATGTTGCACAAATCATTGACGAGGAAGGAATTGCAGTTAGATCTGGACATCATTGTGCACAGGTACTAATGGAAAGATTAAACGTTGCAGCTACTTCAAGAGCTAGTTTTTACATTTACAATACTAAACAAGACATTGATATTCTGGTAAATTCATTAAATACTGTGGCAAAGGTGTTCAAATTATGA
- a CDS encoding iron-sulfur cluster assembly scaffold protein, whose translation MSSNADIYHEMIVDYSRNPINYGEIENHDVTFHDSNPLCGDSIDIDMKIDDNKVSDIKFHGKGCAICMACSSVLTEITKGKSIEEARAIEKNDVLSELGLEHLQAVRIKCALLSLKVLKSALYTYIGKNLKDSEDVDKLKEEAANLY comes from the coding sequence ATGAGTAGCAATGCAGATATTTATCACGAAATGATCGTTGATTATTCAAGAAATCCCATTAACTATGGTGAAATTGAAAATCATGATGTAACATTTCATGATTCTAATCCTCTATGTGGGGATAGTATTGATATTGACATGAAAATTGACGACAACAAAGTATCTGACATTAAATTTCATGGAAAAGGATGCGCAATTTGCATGGCTTGTTCTTCTGTTCTAACAGAAATTACTAAAGGTAAGAGTATTGAAGAAGCAAGAGCAATTGAAAAAAATGATGTTTTAAGTGAGTTGGGTCTTGAACATCTTCAGGCAGTCCGAATCAAATGTGCATTACTTTCTCTAAAAGTACTCAAATCTGCACTTTATACTTACATTGGTAAGAATCTAAAAGATTCTGAAGATGTGGATAAACTAAAAGAAGAGGCAGCAAATCTGTACTAG
- a CDS encoding non-heme iron oxygenase ferredoxin subunit — protein MSEWIKACNIDQVKEGQLFGFVHEDKKLLIANLKGKIHATDLICTHADADLSTGFLSDEGVRCPLHLSVFNLVSGEPQNLPAETPLKVYNVKIDADEIYVEL, from the coding sequence TTGTCTGAATGGATTAAAGCCTGTAATATAGATCAGGTTAAAGAAGGTCAACTTTTTGGATTCGTTCATGAAGATAAGAAACTCCTCATTGCAAATCTTAAAGGTAAAATCCATGCTACTGATTTGATATGTACTCATGCAGATGCAGATCTTTCTACTGGTTTTCTAAGTGATGAGGGTGTCCGATGCCCTTTACATCTCTCTGTTTTTAATTTAGTAAGTGGAGAACCACAAAACCTTCCTGCAGAAACTCCTCTTAAGGTGTACAATGTTAAAATAGATGCTGACGAAATTTACGTGGAGCTTTAA